In Sebaldella termitidis ATCC 33386, one DNA window encodes the following:
- a CDS encoding DUF2059 domain-containing protein: protein MKKLFIITMLVFTINITVFSAETPKQKKIKELFQVMDIQAATNEMSEMILNDTDSMKLSKNQKAAMQKEMQSMMDYVLNKQAELYDRHFTEQEIDDILNFYKTPAGKKIIEETPKITKELFTDLMENYYPDMIKRMEKIK, encoded by the coding sequence ATGAAAAAATTATTTATTATTACAATGTTAGTATTCACAATAAACATAACAGTTTTTTCCGCTGAAACGCCAAAGCAGAAAAAAATAAAAGAATTATTTCAGGTAATGGATATTCAGGCAGCAACAAATGAAATGTCGGAAATGATACTAAATGATACAGATAGTATGAAATTATCAAAAAATCAGAAAGCTGCGATGCAGAAAGAGATGCAGTCAATGATGGATTATGTACTGAATAAACAGGCCGAGCTTTATGACAGGCATTTTACAGAGCAGGAAATAGACGATATTCTGAATTTTTATAAAACTCCGGCAGGGAAAAAGATAATAGAGGAGACTCCGAAAATTACAAAGGAATTATTTACTGATCTTATGGAGAATTATTATCCTGATATGATAAAGAGAATGGAAAAAATAAAGTAA
- a CDS encoding PstS family phosphate ABC transporter substrate-binding protein — protein sequence MNKKTALFLFLAVIIMMILSVIGIGVYKYVYNSGKLKRDTSVDQVADGFSIQRYVPFSGENSLYIFEKEPEISIESNYPKLDGATAAYPVYGSIVQAVYKGLNEETVKDYVQCNTTPVAYERLINKEVDAIFGAEPSKSQLEMAKKAGVELELIPLGREAFVFLVNKDNPVSNLSVEQIQDIYTKKIKNWKKAGGQRAKIMAFQRPENSGSQTIMENKVMNGIQMAPPLEEEYYELMGGIVNGVASYRNYKNSIGYSFRYYVTGMNKNDNIKLLSINGAEPSRENIRTGKYPYTIDFYIITRKDVKNKNLDMLIEWILSDEGQEVVEKTGYVPIK from the coding sequence ATGAATAAGAAAACAGCGTTATTTTTATTTTTAGCAGTAATAATAATGATGATATTGAGTGTAATAGGTATTGGAGTATATAAATATGTTTATAATTCAGGTAAATTAAAAAGGGATACTTCTGTAGATCAGGTGGCAGACGGATTTTCCATACAGCGCTATGTCCCTTTTTCAGGAGAAAACAGCCTGTATATATTTGAAAAAGAACCGGAAATCAGTATAGAAAGTAATTATCCTAAACTGGACGGGGCAACAGCGGCATATCCTGTGTATGGTTCCATAGTACAGGCAGTTTATAAAGGTCTTAATGAGGAAACAGTCAAGGATTATGTGCAATGTAATACCACACCTGTTGCATATGAGAGACTTATAAATAAAGAGGTAGATGCTATATTTGGAGCAGAGCCGTCGAAAAGTCAGCTCGAGATGGCAAAAAAAGCCGGAGTAGAGCTGGAACTCATTCCTTTGGGAAGAGAGGCGTTTGTATTTTTAGTTAATAAAGATAATCCTGTATCTAATCTAAGTGTGGAGCAAATACAGGATATATACACTAAAAAAATTAAGAACTGGAAAAAAGCCGGCGGACAGCGCGCGAAAATCATGGCTTTTCAACGTCCGGAAAATTCTGGAAGCCAGACAATTATGGAAAATAAAGTGATGAACGGAATACAGATGGCACCGCCTTTGGAGGAGGAATATTACGAGCTTATGGGCGGTATAGTTAACGGAGTAGCTAGTTACAGAAACTATAAGAACTCAATAGGATATTCCTTTAGATATTATGTGACAGGAATGAATAAAAATGACAATATAAAGCTTCTGTCAATAAACGGTGCAGAGCCTTCCAGAGAAAACATCAGAACAGGAAAATATCCATACACAATCGATTTTTATATCATTACAAGAAAAGATGTGAAAAATAAAAATCTTGATATGCTGATAGAATGGATACTAAGTGATGAAGGACAGGAAGTAGTGGAAAAAACGGGCTATGTACCGATAAAGTAA
- a CDS encoding pyridoxal phosphate-dependent aminotransferase translates to MLANHSKDKSIVDKVFTVVAKAKEAKEKFGQENVIDATIGVLCNEDAQFVNFKTVSEVYKNLPDNEIAAYASSFSGDPKYLECVKEVVLGKNYGEEFKDSFIDAVATPGGSGAVSNTIWNYVDKGEKILIPDWMWESYKIMSEEFGVKYELYSLFDENGAFNTADFEQKAEKIIEEQGKVLAIINDPCHNPTGYSLSMDEWKELRDFFIKTALKGDIILLNDIAYIDYDFRGEKGAREYMEYFKGLPENVLVIFAFSISKAFTEYGLRVGAQLALSSSKKVTDDFKRANEFSCRSRWSNISRGGMRLFSDIVSNPELFDKLKKERNEYVGLMKERADIFIKEAKEEGIPMCTYRGGFFITVPLGDDTEKIGLELQKENIFTVILEKGLRIAICSVPKRQLHGLPAKIKMVIDRVK, encoded by the coding sequence GTGTTAGCAAATCATTCAAAAGATAAGTCCATTGTGGATAAGGTATTTACTGTGGTGGCTAAAGCAAAAGAAGCAAAGGAAAAATTCGGGCAGGAGAATGTAATAGATGCCACAATAGGTGTTTTATGCAATGAAGATGCTCAGTTTGTTAATTTTAAGACAGTATCGGAAGTTTATAAAAATCTTCCCGACAATGAAATAGCAGCTTATGCCAGTTCATTTTCCGGAGATCCGAAATATCTGGAGTGTGTAAAAGAAGTAGTTTTGGGGAAAAATTACGGGGAAGAGTTCAAAGATTCCTTTATAGACGCTGTCGCTACTCCCGGAGGAAGCGGTGCCGTAAGCAATACTATCTGGAATTATGTGGATAAAGGAGAGAAAATACTAATACCCGACTGGATGTGGGAGTCATATAAGATTATGTCAGAAGAATTCGGTGTAAAATACGAGCTTTACAGCCTTTTTGACGAAAACGGGGCATTTAATACTGCTGATTTTGAGCAGAAAGCAGAAAAAATAATAGAAGAACAGGGTAAAGTTCTTGCTATAATAAATGATCCATGTCATAATCCAACGGGATATTCACTTTCTATGGATGAATGGAAAGAACTGCGTGATTTTTTTATAAAAACAGCTTTAAAAGGGGATATTATTCTTTTGAATGATATAGCTTATATAGATTATGATTTTAGGGGAGAAAAAGGAGCAAGAGAATATATGGAATATTTTAAGGGGCTTCCCGAAAATGTTCTTGTGATTTTTGCTTTTAGTATTTCCAAGGCCTTCACTGAATACGGACTGAGAGTGGGAGCACAGCTTGCACTGTCATCAAGCAAAAAAGTAACAGATGACTTCAAACGGGCAAATGAATTTTCATGCCGCAGCAGATGGTCTAATATATCAAGAGGAGGGATGAGACTTTTTTCTGATATAGTATCTAATCCTGAGCTTTTTGATAAATTGAAAAAAGAAAGAAATGAATATGTCGGGCTAATGAAAGAAAGAGCTGATATTTTTATAAAAGAGGCAAAAGAAGAGGGGATTCCTATGTGCACATACAGAGGAGGTTTTTTTATAACTGTTCCTCTTGGTGATGATACTGAAAAAATAGGACTTGAGCTTCAAAAAGAAAATATTTTCACTGTAATACTGGAAAAAGGTCTCAGAATAGCAATATGCAGTGTACCAAAAAGACAGCTGCACGGGTTGCCGGCTAAGATAAAAATGGTAATAGACAGGGTAAAATAA
- a CDS encoding transporter → MKKGKKLLVLFLALNAVMAAYAKGEKAPVSSRYDRMYNNIVRNIEQGKPNEKNYQLIERILKQRNKELKDLHIQGDYIVKPEYLEWQVFFTGYYDEHGKGVDNSEENAKYHSQVTGYYDEEGNYVTTSSVKGGIAGKGYQALQKPKDINLGVSIPLKGLTREPVNLALSEVPELSFNPTFAAPSDPTKVITANVNVDTFSINIPDITIPDVPVISTFAVTVPSTGNGDDSFNSLGNASTSDPGGITSFVGNYNFSEGELSGVWNSQYITSYSYDNLTGTSNWASGSNSMTNAGSLGSITVSGSVPALYEITGADRAVFGKNFTISMTSNVSDTYTGVLPHLIQYDPHGSRTTYHNYDYDYYGNALTSWGTYDKYGELLNQGTIKGNGNSLLLISLQMHSGSFSPTVRNEGSILGLYDSNYTDGGRRHVAFSFTVSGSTAARRLEFYNASNGLVELQTKESIGFNYANTSAAHLSIYNEGDVVLYGRNSVGVKTAGAGANTLASSKLVLKTPIRINGDSSIGVELAQVMDSGYGNLTAGQYDPQSAEIRVTIGDEKNKYAGNAAGNDENFVEGAIGLYVNHASLNYRIKEYELQFGDYAKNSSLAYISKGSLTLDNEKYSVINIDKGVDNTGIIVDGTSSTLNLYPHMTVGSTAVPVDGTIALIAKSGGKINLLGSNNIETNGKESHAVVLTDTGTTLTGTSGGDHSFKTAGEGSATLYVKGGSILNLGTSNNVDVYALGNKSIGVYNDNGTITLGTTGGTYEVGTNGVLLYNSGGGTINTPGTSFTVGDGSIFSIAKDSGTKTNFTSGSTLNLLSGSTGFIVDGSMGIPSYFSAYYSGLNTNMDVILSQDATLMALQNANSTLSSLSFGSIGSMFKSITLNGGNIASLLEGTLTVDQNVNLNDSTDAYNTIEKSLIGITNNAVISGSLANQVAIADNFSSVNSVTYNNMINNGTVSLTGDGSVAIYANNGNITNSSAVSATGKESFGIYGENGTVSTNTGTITIGDQGVGIYGVSYQDPSNPGANGGGLINITNSGSITGTGGSGTIGIYSNTNRTGGTKGDAVVTLSGGTINLGNVTEAIGVYVNKGTVNDTGSTITVGKNGIGIYAKDSDLNLSGTNINLYGDNALGMYLEGDTNLLTGTGNIDINGQNVTLFYMNTIPGATINNNFTVSSSAGSTYTLGSMKGGSLEYTGNAGLASDGTLVVGENSAVYLNGSVITAAPGAVNVAAIALDKQYSGTVPVGMTAGTDGENNGTIILGDSSAGIYGKNGSRISNKGSITVGTGSAGLMTSGSGSFVLNSGSITVGSGSHGIYLKDGAGIDNMGSGIISGTGAGSIGLFSNNNTGTVNNSGIIDLTGDKSIGIYTIGTSSQAINNTGTVKVGDSSNISDPSIAVYSNTAGNTVTNSGTVTAGTGSIGIYSNSGTVINNNTSNIGNSGIGIYSTNGIVNLNAGSVMNMGTDGAVAVYGVSSAVNNSADLNTGNGNYGFILKGGSLVNNAGTNSTVGTDSVYMYSTEGAVITNNGNVTMTGSDNVGFYMAQDPASGAGGAVMANNGIISGTAGNNNVGIYNYGGTVDNYGTVSVGNSDILFVSGTTDVDVENSKYSVGIYGENAAIVNHAGANVSAGYGGYGIVAKGGTANNFGTVTTNGDYSTGMYTEGGVITNESTGIINVTGNNAIGMAGKGEGSEIINHGTINITGNGAIGMYGNLGTIITNTGTINITGDGQLFVSSDPTNSLHNVNSGTAGVNGIFDNTIQSVGSTHTLPSLINAGIIKTNGVLALDGIQVLIKPDPSSVQPSGNPDYDFALSGTSIIADEISTSKPIVILPGFSDGTIANVYKLEGVIQATSGKYDFISGSLLWEATPQATGNGSDVYMSRKAFTEFTDGLWFEDFGTSLENNYLSASGDGVEIYNKTAYIPNEENFRHIMASLAGNVYANINQRENDIAGAFENSLHLLQDSTNNTKENVKISIIGGKGKNKEETDGVTGYNYTTTGVLALREVERTYRHTFGYSLGYLHSGFEFNDGNSSEEWVDTVQLGVHNKYKVNDWEMRNDLTGRVSMHNVDRNIDWPSPHGRSEMNGTYETYSVTSDNIIGKEFKISKDASIMPYGAFKAMYVTRPTFSESGLERLEVEGNDAWSAKPRAGVELKGALPLGKNTGVKLKGTLDVAYEYELADLNERERAKLIAVENDYHNLSKPQDEKGTIRTKAAIGVEVEDKYGIFITGEYFTGDNKENDYRAGVTLKAVF, encoded by the coding sequence ATGAAAAAAGGAAAGAAACTATTAGTATTATTTCTGGCATTGAATGCGGTGATGGCGGCTTACGCCAAAGGAGAGAAAGCTCCTGTATCATCACGTTATGACAGAATGTATAATAATATTGTAAGAAACATAGAACAGGGAAAACCAAACGAAAAAAATTACCAACTAATAGAACGAATACTCAAACAAAGAAATAAAGAATTAAAAGATTTACATATACAGGGCGATTACATAGTAAAACCCGAATATCTTGAATGGCAGGTATTTTTTACGGGATACTATGATGAGCACGGAAAAGGCGTGGATAATAGTGAAGAAAACGCAAAATATCATTCACAGGTAACAGGATATTATGATGAAGAAGGCAATTATGTAACAACAAGCAGTGTAAAAGGCGGAATTGCAGGAAAAGGATATCAGGCTTTACAAAAACCAAAGGATATAAATCTGGGAGTAAGCATTCCTTTGAAGGGACTCACAAGAGAGCCGGTTAATCTGGCATTGTCAGAGGTTCCGGAGCTGAGCTTCAATCCGACATTCGCAGCTCCAAGTGATCCTACTAAAGTAATTACAGCAAATGTAAATGTAGATACATTTTCCATTAATATTCCTGACATAACTATTCCGGATGTGCCAGTAATCAGCACATTTGCTGTAACTGTACCATCAACAGGAAATGGTGACGACAGCTTTAACAGTCTGGGGAATGCGAGTACATCAGACCCTGGAGGAATAACATCATTTGTAGGAAATTATAATTTTTCAGAGGGTGAATTATCAGGAGTATGGAATAGTCAGTATATTACTTCATACTCATATGATAATCTTACTGGAACATCTAACTGGGCTTCAGGTTCCAATTCAATGACAAATGCAGGCAGTCTTGGATCGATAACTGTATCTGGTTCTGTACCGGCTTTATATGAGATAACAGGTGCTGATCGTGCAGTATTCGGAAAGAATTTTACCATATCGATGACAAGTAATGTGAGCGATACTTATACAGGAGTTCTTCCTCACCTTATTCAATATGACCCTCATGGATCAAGAACTACTTATCACAATTATGATTATGATTATTACGGGAATGCATTAACAAGCTGGGGAACCTATGACAAATACGGAGAATTATTAAATCAGGGAACTATTAAAGGAAATGGAAATTCACTGCTTCTAATTTCATTACAGATGCACAGCGGAAGTTTCAGTCCTACAGTAAGAAATGAAGGAAGTATATTAGGGTTATATGATAGTAATTATACAGACGGAGGAAGAAGACACGTAGCTTTTTCATTTACGGTAAGCGGTTCTACAGCAGCCAGAAGACTGGAGTTCTATAATGCATCGAACGGACTTGTGGAATTGCAGACTAAGGAAAGTATAGGATTTAACTATGCGAATACAAGTGCTGCGCATCTTTCTATATATAATGAAGGAGATGTTGTTCTGTATGGTAGAAACAGTGTAGGAGTAAAAACAGCAGGAGCAGGAGCAAATACTTTAGCTTCTTCAAAACTGGTTTTAAAAACTCCAATAAGAATAAACGGAGATTCCAGTATAGGTGTAGAGCTTGCCCAGGTAATGGACAGCGGATACGGGAACCTCACAGCCGGACAGTATGATCCTCAGTCAGCTGAAATAAGAGTGACTATAGGGGATGAAAAAAATAAGTATGCCGGAAATGCAGCGGGAAATGATGAAAATTTTGTAGAGGGAGCAATAGGGTTATATGTAAATCATGCTTCATTAAATTATAGAATAAAAGAATATGAATTACAATTCGGAGATTATGCTAAAAACAGTTCACTGGCTTATATAAGTAAAGGATCATTGACTCTTGACAATGAAAAATATTCGGTAATTAACATAGATAAAGGTGTAGATAACACAGGAATAATAGTAGACGGAACAAGCTCGACTTTAAATCTGTATCCTCATATGACAGTAGGAAGTACAGCAGTACCTGTAGACGGAACTATCGCACTGATAGCTAAATCAGGCGGAAAAATAAATCTTTTGGGATCAAACAATATAGAAACAAACGGAAAAGAATCTCATGCTGTAGTTCTGACAGATACAGGAACAACGCTGACAGGAACTTCGGGAGGAGACCATAGCTTCAAAACAGCGGGAGAAGGCAGTGCAACGCTTTATGTAAAAGGCGGTTCAATTTTGAATCTTGGAACAAGCAATAATGTAGATGTTTATGCTTTGGGAAATAAATCAATAGGTGTTTATAATGACAACGGAACGATCACGCTGGGAACAACAGGCGGAACATATGAAGTAGGAACAAACGGAGTACTTCTGTATAATTCAGGAGGAGGAACAATAAATACACCCGGAACAAGCTTTACTGTCGGTGACGGTTCAATATTTTCGATAGCTAAAGATTCAGGGACAAAAACTAATTTTACATCAGGAAGTACTTTAAATCTGCTGTCAGGATCAACAGGATTCATAGTAGACGGTTCAATGGGAATTCCGAGTTACTTTAGTGCATACTATTCAGGGTTAAACACTAATATGGATGTAATACTTTCACAGGATGCCACATTAATGGCACTGCAAAATGCAAATTCGACTTTGTCATCATTAAGCTTCGGATCAATAGGTTCTATGTTTAAGAGCATTACTCTGAATGGAGGAAATATAGCGTCCCTTTTAGAAGGAACATTAACTGTAGACCAAAATGTAAATCTGAATGATTCTACAGATGCATATAATACAATTGAAAAATCTTTGATAGGTATTACAAACAATGCTGTAATTTCTGGAAGTCTGGCTAATCAGGTAGCTATAGCAGATAATTTTTCTTCTGTAAATTCTGTAACATACAATAACATGATAAATAACGGAACAGTAAGTCTGACAGGTGACGGTTCGGTTGCAATATATGCCAATAACGGAAATATAACTAATAGTAGTGCTGTTTCAGCTACAGGGAAAGAGAGTTTTGGTATATATGGCGAAAATGGAACTGTATCAACAAATACAGGAACTATAACTATCGGTGATCAGGGAGTAGGTATTTACGGAGTAAGTTATCAGGATCCGTCAAATCCGGGAGCTAACGGAGGCGGATTAATAAATATTACGAATTCCGGAAGTATTACAGGAACAGGCGGTTCAGGAACAATAGGAATATATTCCAATACAAACAGAACCGGCGGAACAAAAGGAGATGCCGTAGTAACACTAAGCGGAGGAACAATAAATCTTGGTAATGTAACAGAAGCAATAGGTGTTTATGTAAATAAAGGAACAGTAAATGATACAGGTTCTACAATAACTGTGGGTAAAAATGGAATAGGAATATACGCAAAAGACAGTGATCTGAATCTAAGCGGAACAAATATAAATCTTTATGGAGATAATGCATTGGGGATGTATCTTGAAGGAGATACAAATCTGTTAACAGGAACAGGAAATATAGATATAAACGGACAAAATGTAACATTATTCTATATGAATACAATCCCGGGAGCAACAATAAATAATAATTTTACTGTAAGCTCATCAGCAGGTTCTACATATACATTAGGAAGCATGAAAGGCGGTTCACTGGAATATACAGGTAATGCAGGACTTGCATCTGACGGAACACTTGTGGTAGGGGAAAATTCTGCAGTGTATCTGAACGGTTCTGTAATAACAGCAGCACCAGGTGCAGTGAATGTAGCAGCTATCGCACTGGATAAGCAATATTCGGGAACAGTTCCGGTAGGAATGACAGCAGGAACAGATGGTGAAAATAACGGAACTATAATATTAGGAGACAGCTCAGCAGGTATATACGGGAAAAACGGTTCAAGAATAAGTAACAAAGGTTCTATAACTGTAGGAACAGGCTCGGCAGGACTTATGACTTCGGGAAGCGGATCTTTCGTGTTAAACAGCGGTTCTATAACTGTAGGTTCAGGTTCGCACGGAATATATCTGAAAGATGGAGCAGGTATTGATAATATGGGTTCTGGAATTATCAGCGGAACAGGAGCAGGCTCAATAGGATTATTTTCGAATAATAATACGGGTACTGTAAATAACAGCGGAATTATAGATCTTACCGGGGATAAATCTATAGGTATTTATACTATAGGAACAAGCAGTCAGGCTATAAATAATACAGGTACGGTAAAAGTAGGAGATTCGTCAAATATTTCCGATCCGAGTATAGCTGTATACAGTAATACTGCTGGAAATACAGTAACGAATTCGGGGACAGTAACAGCAGGAACAGGTTCAATAGGTATTTACAGCAATAGCGGAACAGTTATTAATAATAATACGTCAAATATAGGAAATTCAGGAATAGGTATATATTCTACAAACGGAATCGTAAATCTAAATGCAGGATCAGTAATGAACATGGGAACTGACGGGGCAGTAGCAGTATACGGAGTATCTTCGGCAGTAAATAATTCAGCTGATTTGAATACAGGAAATGGAAATTACGGATTTATATTAAAAGGCGGTTCATTGGTAAATAATGCCGGAACTAACAGTACAGTAGGAACTGACTCAGTATATATGTACAGTACAGAAGGTGCAGTAATTACTAATAATGGTAATGTAACAATGACAGGTTCTGACAATGTCGGATTCTATATGGCACAGGATCCTGCAAGCGGAGCGGGAGGAGCTGTTATGGCAAATAACGGTATCATCTCCGGAACAGCAGGAAATAATAATGTAGGTATTTATAATTACGGCGGAACAGTAGACAACTACGGTACAGTATCTGTAGGTAATTCAGATATTCTGTTTGTTTCAGGAACAACAGATGTAGATGTGGAGAATAGTAAATATTCAGTAGGAATATATGGAGAAAATGCAGCAATTGTAAACCATGCAGGAGCTAATGTGTCAGCAGGCTACGGTGGATACGGAATAGTGGCTAAAGGCGGAACAGCAAATAACTTTGGTACTGTGACAACAAATGGTGATTATTCTACTGGTATGTATACAGAAGGCGGAGTAATTACAAATGAATCAACAGGAATTATAAATGTAACAGGCAATAATGCAATAGGAATGGCAGGAAAAGGTGAAGGCTCTGAAATAATAAACCATGGTACTATAAATATAACAGGTAACGGAGCTATAGGAATGTACGGAAACCTTGGGACAATAATCACTAACACAGGTACTATAAATATAACAGGTGACGGACAGTTATTTGTATCATCAGACCCTACAAATTCACTGCATAATGTAAATTCAGGAACAGCCGGTGTAAATGGCATATTCGATAATACAATACAGTCAGTGGGAAGTACACATACACTACCGTCATTAATAAATGCGGGAATAATAAAAACTAACGGAGTACTGGCACTAGATGGAATACAGGTACTGATAAAGCCGGATCCTTCATCAGTACAGCCTTCTGGAAACCCTGACTATGACTTTGCATTATCGGGAACATCAATAATAGCAGATGAAATATCAACATCTAAGCCTATTGTAATACTTCCGGGATTCTCAGACGGTACAATTGCCAATGTTTATAAACTGGAAGGTGTAATTCAGGCAACATCAGGAAAGTATGATTTTATAAGCGGATCATTATTATGGGAGGCAACACCTCAGGCTACAGGAAATGGTTCAGATGTATATATGTCAAGAAAGGCATTTACAGAATTTACAGACGGATTATGGTTTGAAGATTTCGGGACTTCATTGGAAAATAATTATCTGAGTGCTTCCGGTGACGGAGTGGAAATATATAATAAAACTGCATATATTCCAAATGAAGAGAATTTCAGACATATAATGGCAAGTCTTGCAGGAAATGTATATGCTAATATTAATCAAAGAGAAAACGATATAGCAGGAGCATTTGAAAATTCGCTGCACTTATTGCAGGATTCGACAAATAATACAAAAGAAAATGTAAAAATAAGTATTATAGGCGGAAAAGGGAAGAATAAAGAAGAAACAGACGGAGTAACAGGTTATAATTATACTACAACAGGAGTACTTGCCCTGCGTGAGGTAGAAAGAACCTACAGACATACATTCGGATATTCGCTTGGATATTTACATTCAGGATTTGAATTCAACGACGGAAACAGTAGTGAGGAATGGGTAGATACAGTACAGCTAGGTGTACATAATAAGTATAAAGTTAATGACTGGGAAATGAGAAATGATCTTACAGGAAGAGTAAGCATGCATAATGTGGACAGAAATATAGACTGGCCTTCTCCGCATGGAAGATCGGAAATGAACGGAACATATGAAACTTATAGTGTAACAAGTGACAATATTATTGGTAAAGAATTTAAAATAAGCAAAGATGCCAGCATAATGCCATATGGAGCATTCAAGGCAATGTATGTTACAAGACCGACATTTAGTGAGAGCGGATTAGAAAGACTTGAAGTGGAAGGAAATGACGCTTGGAGTGCAAAGCCAAGAGCAGGAGTGGAACTAAAAGGAGCACTGCCGCTTGGAAAAAATACCGGGGTAAAACTAAAAGGTACATTGGATGTAGCATATGAATATGAACTTGCAGATTTAAATGAAAGAGAAAGAGCAAAATTAATAGCGGTGGAAAATGATTATCATAATTTATCAAAACCGCAGGACGAAAAAGGAACAATTAGAACAAAGGCGGCAATAGGGGTAGAAGTAGAAGATAAATATGGAATATTTATTACAGGGGAATATTTTACAGGTGATAATAAAGAAAATGATTACAGAGCAGGTGTAACATTAAAGGCAGTATTTTAG
- a CDS encoding PstS family phosphate ABC transporter substrate-binding protein: protein MKRIKVFFLLLITTGAVTFSASKSIMLKPDYDVERVVGEVDLWDYTPFAPGNLLYKFEKAPSISISEDYPTLDGATAGYPIYGSIVQAVYKGLDDDTIWEYVQCNTTPYAYERLINKEVDAIFVLEPSKKQLEAAKKAGVELELIPIGKEAFIFFVNKENKVSNLSVKQIQEIYTKKITNWNKAGGKSLKIQAFQRPQNSGSQTIMENRVMKGIKMTPPLKEEFFMGMGGIIRGVADYRNYEGSIGYSFRYYTTGMNKNDNIKILSIDNVEPSIENIKSGKYPYTVNFYLVTRKDVKNKNLDMLIEWILSDEGQEVVEKTGYVPVK from the coding sequence ATGAAAAGAATTAAAGTATTTTTTTTGTTGTTAATAACAACAGGGGCAGTGACTTTCAGCGCTTCGAAATCCATAATGCTGAAACCTGATTACGATGTGGAAAGAGTAGTGGGAGAGGTGGATTTATGGGATTATACACCTTTTGCACCGGGAAATCTTCTGTATAAATTTGAAAAAGCTCCGAGCATCAGTATATCTGAGGATTATCCCACATTAGACGGAGCAACGGCGGGTTACCCGATATACGGTTCTATAGTACAGGCAGTTTATAAAGGACTTGATGATGATACGATATGGGAATATGTTCAGTGCAATACGACGCCTTATGCTTATGAAAGACTTATAAATAAAGAGGTAGATGCTATATTCGTACTGGAGCCTTCAAAAAAGCAGCTTGAAGCAGCTAAAAAAGCAGGTGTAGAGCTGGAACTTATACCCATAGGAAAAGAAGCATTTATATTTTTTGTAAATAAAGAAAATAAAGTAAGTAATTTAAGTGTAAAGCAAATACAGGAAATATACACAAAAAAAATAACAAACTGGAATAAGGCAGGCGGGAAGTCATTGAAAATACAGGCTTTCCAGAGACCTCAAAATTCCGGGAGTCAGACAATTATGGAAAACAGAGTAATGAAGGGAATAAAAATGACTCCTCCGCTAAAAGAAGAATTTTTCATGGGAATGGGCGGGATAATACGCGGTGTGGCAGATTATAGAAATTATGAAGGATCTATAGGATATTCTTTCAGATACTACACAACAGGGATGAATAAAAATGATAATATAAAAATTTTATCAATAGATAATGTAGAGCCCAGCATAGAGAATATCAAATCAGGAAAATATCCGTATACAGTAAACTTTTATCTTGTTACAAGAAAAGATGTGAAAAATAAAAACCTTGATATGCTGATAGAATGGATATTAAGTGATGAGGGACAGGAAGTAGTAGAAAAAACGGGCTATGTGCCAGTAAAATAA